One window of Medicago truncatula cultivar Jemalong A17 chromosome 2, MtrunA17r5.0-ANR, whole genome shotgun sequence genomic DNA carries:
- the LOC25488224 gene encoding ATP-dependent zinc metalloprotease FTSH 2, chloroplastic, translating into MKKLQLFIILLCIALLLHVSLPSHSFLHLHSTHVSCIASLITLPFSLSLSLSLSLILFIKMAASLACLVGSGLTTQSNKMTLGKDLNGRRLLLSRRHSSSRRASKTILVKALLDQSEHKGRRGFLKLLNTTVGLSALLGSANANADEQGVSSSKMSYSRFLEYLDKDRVKKVDLFENGTIAIVEAVSPELGNRVQRVRVQLPGLNQELLQKFRTKNIDFAAHNAQEESDSFFSNLIGNLAFPLIVIGGLFLLSRRSSGGTGGPGGSGLFGFGQSKAKFQMEPNTGVTFDDVAGVDEAKQDFMEVVEFLKKPERFTAIGARIPKGVLLIGPPGTGKTLLAKAIAGEAGVPFFSISGSEFVEMFVGIGASRVRDLFKKAKENAPCIVFVDEIDAVGRQRGTGIGGGNDEREQTLNQLLTEMDGFEGNTGIIVIAATNRADILDSALLRPGRFDRQVSVDVPDIRGRTEILKVHGNNKKFDGDVSLEVVAMRTPGFSGADLANLLNEAAILAGRRGKAGISSKEIDDSIDRIVAGMEGTVMTDGKSKSLVAYHEVGHAICGTLTPGHDPVQKVTLVPRGQARGLTWFIPSDDPTLISKQQLFARIVGGLGGRAAEEIIFGEPEVTTGAAGDLQQITGLAKQMVTTFGMSDIGPWSLMDPSQNADVIMRMMARNSMSEKLAEDIDSAIKRLSDEAYEIALKHIRNNREAIDKIVEVLLEKETITGDEFRSLLSEFVEIPPENLVPTSTPSPVAV; encoded by the exons ATGAAAAAACTCCAATTATTCATCATTCTTCTTTGCATAGCCTTATTATTACACGTTTCTCTCCCGTCACATTCATTTCTCCATCTTCATTCAACACACGTCTCTTGCATTGCTTCCCTTATTACActtcccttctctctctctctctctctctctctctctctcatcctcTTCATTAAG ATGGCAGCATCATTGGCATGCCTTGTTGGGAGTGGTTTAACTACACAAAGTAATAAAATGACGCTTGGCAAGGACTTAAATGGAAGACGTCTCTTACTTTCTCGGAGACATTCATCATCGAGGAGGGCATCAAAAACTATATTAGTAAAGGCATTGTTAGATCAAAGTGAACACAAAGGAAGAAGGGGATTTCTGAAATTGTTGAACACCACAGTTGGCTTATCTGCATTATTAGGAAGCGCGAATGCTAATGCTGATGAACAAGGCGTTTCCTCATCTAAAATGTCTTATTCTAGGTTTCTTGAGTATTTGGACAAAGACAGGGTTAAAAAAGTTGATCTGTTTGAGAATGGAACTATAGCTATTGTCGAGGCTGTTTCTCCCGAGTTAGGTAATAGGGTGCAGCGAGTGCGGGTTCAACTCCCCGGACTTAACCAAGAACTCCTTCAGAAATTCAGGACAAAGAACATCGACTTTGCAGCTCATAATGCTCAAGAAGAGTCAGATTCCTTCTTTTCCAACCTGATTGGAAATCTCGCTTTCCCTTTAATTGTTATTGGAGGATTGTTCCTTCTCTCACGACGTTCATCTGGAGGGACGGGAGGTCCCGGTGGGTCTggtttatttggttttggtcaaTCTAAGGCCAAATTTCAAATGGAACCAAATACTGGAGTGACATTTGACGATGTTGCCGGGGTAGATGAAGCCAAGCAGGATTTTATGGAGGTAGTGGAGTTTCTAAAAAAGCCTGAGAGGTTCACTGCTATTGGGGCTCGCATACCAAAAGGGGTTCTTCTCATTGGTCCCCCAGGAACTGGGAAGACACTATTAGCTAAGGCTATTGCCGGTGAAGCAGGTGTCCCATTTTTCTCAATCTCAGGTTCTGAGTTTGTTGAGATGTTTGTCGGTATTGGTGCTTCTCGAGTTCGCGATTTATTCAAAAAGGCCAAAGAGAACGCTCCTTgtattgtttttgttgatgaaattgaTGCTGTGGGAAGGCAACGAGGCACTGGAATTGGTGGAGGGAACGATGAAAGAGAACAGACCCTCAACCAACTTTTGACAGAAATGGATGGATTCGAGGGTAATACTGGAATCATTGTCATTGCAGCAACCAACAGGGCTGATATTCTTGACTCTGCTTTATTGAGACCGGGACGTTTTGATAGACAG GTATCAGTTGACGTTCCAGATATTCGAGGAAGGACTGAAATACTAAAGGTTCATGGTAACAATAAAAAGTTTGATGGTGATGTGTCTCTTGAGGTAGTTGCCATGAGAACACCTGGCTTCAGTGGAGCTGATCTTGCAAACCTCTTGAATGAAGCTGCTATATTAGCTGGACGGCGTGGAAAGGCGGGGATTTCATCAAAAGAGATTGATGATTCTATTGATAGGATTGTGGCTGGAATGGAAGGTACCGTGATGACAGACGGGAAGAGCAAAAGTTTAGTGGCATATCATGAAGTTGGGCATGCCATTTGCGG AACATTGACTCCTGGTCACGATCCTGTACAAAAGGTAACCCTAGTTCCACGTGGTCAAGCTCGGGGTCTTACTTGGTTCATTCCTTCTGACGACCCAACTCTAATCTCCAAACAACAACTCTTTGCAAGAATTGTTGGTGGACTCGGCGGCAGAGCTGCGGAGGAAATTATTTTTGGTGAGCCTGAAGTTACAACTGGAGCGGCTGGTGATTTGCAGCAAATAACCGGTTTGGCTAAACAG ATGGTAACCACATTTGGAATGTCTGATATTGGTCCTTGGTCACTTATGGACCCGTCTCAAAATGCAGACGTCATCATGAGAATGATGGCAAGAAACTCAATGTCAGAAAAGCTTGCCGAAGACATTGATTCTGCTATCAAGAGGCTCTCAGATGAAGCATATGAAATTGCATTAAAGCATATAAGGAACAACCGTGAGGCCATCGACAAGATTGTCGAAGTCCTACTAGAGAAGGAGACAATTACCGGAGACGAATTCAGATCTCTCCTTTCGGAGTTTGTTGAAATTCCACCCGAAAACTTGGTCCCTACTTCAACTCCCTCACCAGTTGCTGTTTGA